In the Pseudolabrys taiwanensis genome, one interval contains:
- a CDS encoding BrnA antitoxin family protein, which yields MTAKGKSTPRKSKPVGSDMKKVDAHVLGPKDYEEIPELTEEWFERADLYKGGKLIKRGRPPSPQPKEALSLRLDRDVLAHYRGTGRGWQSRINAALRKAAKLPAPTRKKA from the coding sequence ATGACCGCGAAAGGAAAAAGTACGCCGCGCAAATCGAAGCCCGTCGGTAGCGACATGAAGAAGGTTGACGCCCACGTGCTTGGCCCGAAGGACTACGAGGAAATCCCGGAGCTGACCGAGGAATGGTTCGAGCGCGCCGATCTCTACAAGGGCGGCAAGCTGATCAAGCGTGGCCGACCGCCGTCACCACAGCCAAAGGAAGCGCTCAGCCTGCGTCTCGACCGCGATGTCCTCGCTCATTACAGGGGCACCGGCCGCGGCTGGCAGAGCCGCATCAACGCGGCGCTGCGCAAGGCGGCAAAGCTACCGGCGCCGACACGGAAGAAAGCGTAG
- a CDS encoding BrnT family toxin → MAWKITFDPAKREWTLRERGLDFLDASLVFNGLKLEHPDDRHDYGELRMITVGICGGAW, encoded by the coding sequence ATGGCTTGGAAGATCACCTTCGATCCGGCCAAGCGCGAGTGGACGCTGCGTGAACGCGGTCTGGACTTTTTGGACGCGTCGCTGGTTTTCAACGGCCTAAAGCTGGAACATCCGGACGACCGCCACGACTATGGCGAACTGAGGATGATTACCGTGGGTATCTGCGGCGGCGCATGGTGA
- a CDS encoding RidA family protein, which produces MFKHLSVAAMLVAGLAATSASAQQFEKKNFTYNKFAAGAFSEAATVTGPSKLIFLAGIGSEDPDNGSVRHKDDFLEQCRFAWSKIKQALAANGATVSDIVKATTYVTDIRYRDEMRKCRQETFTQGIPLPPHTFLNVVALARPGMMIEIDVVAAVAAK; this is translated from the coding sequence ATGTTTAAACATCTATCGGTTGCCGCGATGTTGGTGGCGGGTTTGGCGGCGACGTCCGCGTCGGCGCAGCAATTCGAAAAGAAGAATTTCACCTACAACAAATTCGCCGCCGGCGCCTTCTCCGAGGCCGCGACCGTCACCGGTCCGTCCAAACTGATTTTCCTCGCCGGCATCGGCTCGGAAGATCCAGACAACGGCTCGGTGCGCCACAAGGACGACTTCCTCGAGCAATGCCGCTTCGCCTGGAGCAAGATCAAGCAGGCGCTCGCCGCCAACGGCGCGACGGTGTCCGACATCGTCAAGGCGACGACCTATGTCACCGACATCCGTTACCGTGACGAGATGCGCAAATGCCGCCAGGAGACCTTCACCCAGGGCATTCCGCTGCCGCCGCACACCTTCCTCAACGTCGTCGCGCTGGCGCGCCCGGGCATGATGATCGAGATCGACGTCGTCGCCGCCGTCGCGGCGAAGTAG
- a CDS encoding SDR family NAD(P)-dependent oxidoreductase, with protein sequence MNAYTSALIVGAGSGLSASLARVFTKEGMRVALAARSPAKLAEFVEATGAATYNCDAAKRDEVDKLFADLDAAGATPDVVVYNPSYRTRGPFVDLDPEEVHKTLEITAYGAFLVAQAAVKRMLPKAQGAILFTGASASVKGYAQSAPFAMGKFALRGLAQSMARELQPKGIHVGHIVVDGGIKSARRPVPAEAPDSLLDPDAIAETYLHMLRQSRSAWSWEIEVRPWVEKF encoded by the coding sequence ATGAACGCATACACCTCGGCTCTGATCGTCGGCGCGGGTTCGGGCCTCTCGGCCTCGCTCGCGCGTGTGTTCACCAAGGAGGGCATGCGGGTGGCGCTCGCGGCGCGCTCGCCGGCCAAGCTCGCCGAGTTCGTCGAAGCGACCGGCGCCGCGACCTACAACTGCGACGCCGCCAAGCGCGACGAGGTCGACAAGCTGTTCGCCGATCTCGATGCGGCGGGCGCGACGCCGGATGTGGTCGTGTACAATCCGAGCTATCGCACGCGCGGGCCGTTCGTCGATCTCGATCCCGAGGAAGTTCATAAGACCTTGGAGATCACCGCCTATGGCGCGTTTCTCGTGGCGCAGGCGGCGGTCAAGCGCATGCTGCCCAAGGCGCAGGGCGCCATTTTGTTCACCGGCGCTTCGGCCAGCGTGAAGGGCTATGCGCAGTCGGCGCCTTTCGCCATGGGCAAGTTCGCGCTGCGCGGCCTCGCGCAGAGCATGGCGCGCGAGCTGCAGCCCAAGGGCATCCATGTCGGCCATATCGTGGTCGATGGCGGCATCAAGAGCGCGCGCCGGCCCGTGCCGGCCGAGGCGCCGGACTCGCTGCTCGATCCGGACGCCATTGCCGAGACCTATCTGCACATGCTGCGGCAGTCGCGCAGCGCCTGGAGCTGGGAGATCGAGGTGCGGCCCTGGGTGGAGAAGTTCTGA
- a CDS encoding transporter substrate-binding domain-containing protein, giving the protein MIHHDAVKELAPTGTLRGGIVISPAPSAFFCTKDANGAPHGVTVDLLGGFAAMLKVPLALQVYENSGQLTDAVASGTCDVAFMPQDAERMKKVDFGPPYYLIESTYLVPAGSAIQSIGEVNKPGVRIIAIANTTTMRSARRTAPNATVTEVPSVDDITALARNGGGDAFALSHDSFVGLLPKLPGARVLPGHFQQVGVAVAVPKGRPDALHLVGELLADAKASGLVRRALDAAGFKDAPAAP; this is encoded by the coding sequence ATGATTCATCACGACGCTGTCAAAGAACTCGCTCCCACCGGCACGCTGCGCGGCGGCATCGTTATCTCGCCGGCGCCATCGGCCTTCTTCTGCACCAAGGACGCGAACGGCGCGCCGCACGGCGTCACCGTCGATCTGCTGGGCGGCTTCGCGGCCATGCTCAAGGTGCCGCTGGCGTTGCAGGTGTATGAGAATTCCGGCCAGCTCACCGATGCGGTGGCGAGCGGCACATGCGACGTCGCCTTCATGCCGCAGGACGCCGAGCGCATGAAGAAGGTGGACTTCGGGCCGCCGTATTATCTCATCGAGAGCACCTATCTGGTGCCGGCCGGTTCGGCCATCCAAAGCATCGGTGAAGTGAACAAACCGGGCGTGCGCATCATCGCCATCGCCAACACCACGACGATGCGCAGCGCACGCCGCACCGCGCCGAACGCGACGGTGACGGAAGTGCCGAGCGTCGACGACATTACGGCATTGGCGAGGAACGGCGGCGGCGATGCCTTCGCGCTGTCGCACGACTCCTTCGTCGGCCTGTTGCCGAAGCTGCCCGGGGCGCGCGTGCTGCCCGGCCATTTCCAGCAGGTCGGCGTTGCCGTGGCGGTGCCGAAGGGCCGGCCCGATGCGCTGCATCTCGTCGGCGAATTGCTGGCCGATGCGAAGGCGTCGGGTCTGGTGCGCCGCGCGCTCGATGCCGCCGGGTTCAAGGATGCGCCGGCAGCGCCGTAA